A window of Bacteroidota bacterium genomic DNA:
ATATACTGTTTCGAAACAGGAGAAGCATGTATGGATAAATTTAAAGAAGTAAAACCCCAGATTGCAATTCTTGATTATCATCTTAACAGCATAACCCCTGATGCTGCAAACGGCATTAAGATTTTAGACTGGATTAAAAAGGAACACAAAGAAACTTTTGTGATTATGCTAACGGATCAAGCGGAAAAGTTGGGGGGAATGAACAAAAATCATTTCTTTGCAAAAAATATTCTACGTGCAAAGAGATGAAAACCACAGCTTGGCAAACTTGATTTTGCCAGAAGGGATCTTGGAATT
This region includes:
- a CDS encoding response regulator, whose protein sequence is MNDNELINIFIIEDNRLFMLTLKAHIEIAFVNQKMKIYCFETGEACMDKFKEVKPQIAILDYHLNSITPDAANGIKILDWIKKEHKETFVIMLTDQAEKLGGMNKNHFFAKNILRAKR